In candidate division WOR-3 bacterium, one DNA window encodes the following:
- a CDS encoding helix-turn-helix domain-containing protein, which yields MRDTVMLKDLEQIKVFAHPLRARLVEVFADKPRTAKQAAEVIGQKPTKLYHHVEALERVGLIKLVKTQKKRGTLEKYYRTVAKRFSVDSSLFEMMKNGKKAIGEFRAMFTTMLENTMREINESISEKLICPEKKQVEVSLARKHIRTTPANLKKMQEKIHKMLDEFEAAEDKKGDVEYRLVLVFYPLTKKKKRR from the coding sequence ATGAGAGATACGGTGATGCTTAAAGATCTTGAACAGATTAAGGTCTTTGCCCATCCGTTGCGGGCGAGGCTCGTTGAGGTATTCGCCGACAAGCCCAGGACGGCAAAGCAGGCGGCAGAGGTCATCGGACAGAAGCCCACGAAACTCTATCACCATGTGGAAGCGCTAGAACGCGTTGGTCTGATCAAACTCGTAAAGACCCAGAAGAAACGCGGCACTCTTGAGAAGTACTACCGTACCGTTGCGAAGCGCTTCTCGGTCGATAGCAGCCTATTTGAGATGATGAAAAACGGCAAAAAGGCAATCGGTGAATTCCGGGCCATGTTCACTACGATGCTCGAGAATACAATGCGGGAGATCAACGAGAGTATTTCAGAAAAACTGATCTGTCCGGAGAAAAAGCAAGTCGAAGTCAGCCTTGCACGCAAGCATATCCGCACAACACCTGCTAACTTGAAGAAAATGCAGGAAAAAATCCATAAGATGCTCGATGAATTCGAGGCTGCAGAGGACAAGAAGGGAGATGTAGAATACAGACTCGTGTTGGTTTTCTATCC
- a CDS encoding alpha/beta hydrolase-fold protein: MKRVLSALVVCICFTNAAYAAGTVYETTFYSPSLARECSVQIYLPDGYDPMGSTQYPVVYFLHGALDNHMGYSFILDIFDIMIAGQIIEPVIVVKPDGRSTPYVVSWSTNSILNGLYEDYLVNDLVDFVETNYNAIPQSEYRYIMGHSAGGYGAMTLGLKHPDVYSRLAAHSGVLEFNVLIVAALPALLAEYPLGPPYIWNPFAGFFSGVFFSLGAAFSPNFLNPPFYVDLPLDENAQIIEPIWQLWLQHNPPSYAAGLPPNTELGIYFDCGTMDEMGCYPQNVVFADILSQLNIDHEFQEYVGDHSSVLPERFPISIAFLVGLKAHVYFQPTILNLGSAGTWITCHIGLPGDYLITDIDPYSVVLNEINGIALDPPLYREGPIEICEYRGELCLMAKFNRQDVIEHLYTAGITGKQTVELVVAGELTNGIPFHDIGALNVTGTAGPQGNEMAYKTGGILYKCIPNPFSTTTAILYEIPSETHVSVTIYNAVGQRVATLVDATQEAGSYSVSWEGKNLPNGVYLCTMETDGCTETQKILLMK, from the coding sequence ATGAAAAGGGTCCTTTCAGCCCTCGTAGTATGTATATGTTTCACCAATGCGGCATATGCTGCAGGTACTGTATATGAAACGACTTTCTATAGTCCATCATTAGCCAGAGAGTGTTCGGTGCAAATATATCTCCCAGATGGCTATGATCCTATGGGAAGCACCCAATATCCAGTTGTATACTTTTTACACGGAGCGCTTGATAACCACATGGGTTACTCATTCATTCTCGACATATTCGACATAATGATTGCAGGGCAAATAATCGAACCGGTAATTGTCGTTAAGCCGGACGGACGCAGCACACCATATGTTGTCAGCTGGTCCACAAATTCAATACTCAATGGACTATATGAGGATTACCTCGTCAATGACCTCGTGGATTTCGTTGAAACGAACTACAATGCAATACCACAGTCGGAATACCGCTATATCATGGGACACTCGGCAGGAGGTTACGGTGCAATGACCCTGGGTCTCAAGCATCCTGATGTATATTCGCGACTTGCCGCTCACAGCGGTGTACTGGAATTCAACGTGCTGATCGTGGCCGCCCTTCCCGCACTTCTGGCAGAATACCCTCTGGGACCACCCTACATCTGGAACCCCTTTGCCGGATTCTTTTCAGGCGTATTCTTCTCACTGGGAGCAGCATTCTCACCCAATTTCCTCAATCCACCTTTTTACGTCGATCTCCCCCTCGATGAAAATGCACAAATAATTGAACCCATATGGCAACTATGGCTTCAGCACAACCCACCCTCATATGCCGCAGGGTTACCGCCAAATACAGAACTGGGGATATACTTCGATTGTGGTACCATGGATGAGATGGGCTGCTATCCTCAGAATGTAGTCTTCGCAGACATCCTTTCACAACTCAATATCGACCATGAGTTCCAGGAATACGTTGGCGATCACTCCTCGGTACTACCCGAACGCTTTCCTATCAGTATCGCATTTCTAGTCGGTCTCAAGGCACATGTTTACTTCCAACCTACGATCCTGAACCTTGGCAGCGCTGGCACCTGGATCACCTGCCACATCGGGCTGCCAGGTGATTATCTGATCACTGACATCGACCCGTACTCGGTCGTGCTCAATGAGATCAATGGAATCGCTCTTGACCCGCCGTTGTACCGGGAAGGACCGATCGAGATCTGCGAGTACCGCGGCGAATTGTGCCTGATGGCAAAATTCAACCGCCAAGATGTGATCGAGCATCTATATACAGCAGGAATCACCGGCAAGCAAACGGTCGAACTCGTCGTCGCCGGCGAACTCACCAATGGTATCCCCTTCCATGATATTGGTGCGCTCAACGTAACCGGCACTGCTGGACCGCAGGGCAATGAAATGGCCTACAAGACAGGCGGGATCCTGTACAAATGCATACCGAACCCCTTCTCCACCACGACCGCGATTCTATACGAAATTCCCAGTGAAACACATGTAAGCGTCACCATCTACAATGCCGTCGGCCAGCGTGTCGCGACCCTGGTCGATGCTACACAGGAAGCAGGCTCTTATTCTGTATCCTGGGAAGGCAAGAATCTCCCGAATGGTGTCTACCTCTGCACAATGGAAACCGATGGATGTAC